From Cellulomonas dongxiuzhuiae, the proteins below share one genomic window:
- the rpsB gene encoding 30S ribosomal protein S2, with protein MAVVTMRQLLESGVHFGHQTRRWNPKMKRFIFTERNGIYIVDLQQSLSYIDRAYEFVSQTVAHGGSILFVGTKKQAQEPVAEQAARVGMPFVNQRWLGGMLTNFSTVHKRLQRLKELEQVDFDDVAGSSLTKKELLVLRREKDKLTKTLGGIRDMAKVPSAVWIVDTNKEHLAVNEARKLGIPVVAILDTNCDPDVVDYPIPGNDDAIRAVQLLTRVIADAVADGTLKRHSGGNAAAQGGEAAAEPLAEWERELLAGAEAGLQDPALAPAAVEAAAEQAGDAEVAPGTARPDETAAVPGQDAAPAVEAAAAAEAREVADVEAAEPVAEETPVAEETPVAEETPVAEAPAEAEGTEQA; from the coding sequence ATGGCCGTCGTGACCATGCGCCAGCTGCTCGAGAGCGGTGTCCACTTCGGACACCAGACCCGGCGCTGGAACCCCAAGATGAAGCGCTTCATCTTCACCGAGCGCAACGGCATCTACATCGTCGACCTGCAGCAGTCGCTGTCCTACATCGACCGCGCGTACGAGTTCGTCTCCCAGACCGTCGCGCACGGTGGGTCGATCCTGTTCGTCGGCACGAAGAAGCAGGCGCAGGAGCCGGTCGCGGAGCAGGCCGCCCGCGTCGGGATGCCCTTCGTCAACCAGCGCTGGCTGGGTGGCATGCTCACCAACTTCTCGACGGTGCACAAGCGTCTGCAGCGCCTCAAGGAGCTGGAGCAGGTCGACTTCGACGACGTCGCGGGCTCGTCGCTGACGAAGAAGGAGCTGCTCGTCCTGCGTCGCGAGAAGGACAAGCTCACCAAGACGCTCGGCGGCATCCGTGACATGGCCAAGGTTCCCTCGGCCGTGTGGATCGTCGACACGAACAAGGAGCACCTCGCCGTCAACGAGGCGCGCAAGCTCGGCATCCCGGTGGTCGCGATCCTCGACACCAACTGCGACCCCGACGTCGTCGACTACCCGATCCCGGGCAACGACGACGCGATCCGCGCCGTGCAGCTGCTCACCCGTGTGATCGCCGACGCGGTCGCCGACGGCACGCTCAAGCGCCACTCGGGCGGCAACGCCGCAGCGCAGGGTGGCGAGGCCGCCGCCGAGCCGCTCGCCGAGTGGGAGCGCGAGCTCCTCGCGGGTGCCGAGGCCGGTCTGCAGGACCCGGCGCTCGCGCCGGCAGCCGTCGAGGCCGCCGCCGAGCAGGCCGGTGACGCCGAGGTCGCTCCGGGGACCGCGCGTCCCGACGAGACCGCCGCGGTCCCCGGCCAGGACGCCGCCCCGGCCGTCGAGGCCGCCGCCGCGGCCGAGGCGCGCGAGGTGGCCGACGTCGAGGCCGCCGAGCCCGTCGCCGAGGAGACCCCCGTCGCCGAGGAGACCCCGGTCGCCGAGGAGACCCCGGTCGCCGAGGCTCCCGCCGAGGCCGAGGGCACCGAGCAGGCCTGA
- the tsf gene encoding translation elongation factor Ts, whose amino-acid sequence MANYSLADIKALRERTGAGMMDVKKALEEADGDADKALEIIRVKGLKGVGKREGRAASDGLVAAHVGPTADGEGQAGVLVEINSETDFVAKNQTFISLADRVLAAAVASGAGDADALLAAESDGTPVQTVVDETAATLGEKIVVRRVARLAGEHVELYLHKVNKDLPPQVGVLIATDQAGAAVARDIATHVAAFSPSYLSRDEVPADVVENERRIAEETARNEGKPEGALPKIVEGRLNGFFKDAVLLDQAFAKDNKKSVAQVLAEVGGTVTGFVRYRVGA is encoded by the coding sequence ATGGCGAACTACTCGCTGGCAGACATCAAGGCGCTGCGCGAGCGGACCGGCGCGGGCATGATGGACGTGAAGAAGGCGCTCGAGGAGGCCGACGGCGACGCCGACAAGGCCCTCGAGATCATCCGCGTCAAGGGCCTCAAGGGCGTCGGCAAGCGCGAGGGTCGCGCGGCCTCCGACGGCCTGGTCGCGGCGCACGTCGGCCCGACGGCCGACGGTGAGGGCCAGGCGGGCGTGCTCGTCGAGATCAACTCCGAGACGGACTTCGTCGCGAAGAACCAGACCTTCATCTCGCTCGCGGACCGCGTCCTGGCCGCTGCCGTCGCCTCGGGCGCCGGCGACGCCGACGCGCTCCTCGCCGCCGAGTCCGACGGCACGCCCGTGCAGACGGTCGTCGACGAGACGGCCGCGACCCTGGGCGAGAAGATCGTCGTGCGCCGCGTGGCCCGCCTCGCGGGTGAGCACGTCGAGCTCTACCTCCACAAGGTCAACAAGGACCTCCCCCCGCAGGTGGGCGTCCTCATCGCGACCGACCAGGCCGGTGCCGCGGTCGCCCGCGACATCGCGACGCACGTCGCGGCCTTCTCGCCGTCGTACCTGTCGCGCGACGAGGTCCCGGCGGACGTCGTGGAGAACGAGCGTCGCATCGCCGAGGAGACGGCCCGCAACGAGGGCAAGCCCGAGGGCGCGCTGCCGAAGATCGTCGAGGGTCGGCTCAACGGGTTCTTCAAGGACGCCGTCCTGCTGGACCAGGCCTTCGCGAAGGACAACAAGAAGTCGGTCGCCCAGGTGCTCGCCGAGGTCGGCGGCACCGTGACGGGCTTCGTGCGCTACCGCGTGGGAGCCTGA
- the pyrH gene encoding UMP kinase, with translation MSQQPSPQVSHRGTPDGARRVLLKLSGESFGGGAVGLAVPVVRRIAKEIAAAVDSGVQVAIVVGGGNFFRGVELQVSGMDRARADYMGMLGTVMNCLALQDFLEQAGVSTRVQTAIAMGQVAEPYIPLRAIRHLEKGRVVIFGAGAGMPYFSTDTVAVQRALETHCHEVLMAKNGVDGVYTADPRLDPDARKLDHLTYTEAIVGELGVMDTSALSLCRDNDVPMRVFGLEETGNVTRALEGEKIGTLVTAS, from the coding sequence GTGAGCCAGCAGCCGTCGCCGCAGGTGTCGCACCGGGGTACGCCGGACGGGGCACGACGCGTCCTGCTCAAGCTCTCCGGCGAGAGCTTCGGCGGGGGCGCGGTCGGCCTGGCGGTCCCCGTGGTCCGTCGGATCGCGAAGGAGATCGCCGCGGCGGTCGACAGCGGCGTGCAGGTCGCCATCGTCGTCGGCGGGGGCAACTTCTTCCGTGGCGTCGAGCTCCAGGTCAGCGGTATGGACCGCGCCCGGGCCGACTACATGGGCATGCTCGGCACGGTGATGAACTGCCTCGCGCTGCAGGACTTCCTCGAGCAGGCCGGCGTCAGCACGCGCGTGCAGACCGCCATCGCGATGGGCCAGGTCGCGGAGCCGTACATCCCGCTGCGCGCGATCCGTCACCTCGAGAAGGGCCGCGTCGTCATCTTCGGCGCGGGTGCCGGCATGCCCTACTTCTCGACCGACACGGTCGCCGTGCAGCGTGCCCTCGAGACGCACTGCCACGAGGTCCTCATGGCGAAGAACGGCGTGGACGGCGTCTACACCGCGGACCCGCGGCTCGACCCGGATGCGCGCAAGCTCGACCACCTGACGTACACCGAGGCGATCGTCGGTGAGCTCGGCGTGATGGACACCTCGGCCCTCAGCCTGTGCCGCGACAACGACGTGCCGATGCGCGTCTTCGGCCTGGAGGAGACCGGCAACGTCACGCGGGCACTCGAGGGTGAGAAGATCGGGACGCTCGTCACCGCGAGCTGA
- the frr gene encoding ribosome recycling factor: MIDDTLLEAEEKMDKAVGVAKEDFSAIRTGRANAAMFAKVFVDYYGAPTPLQQLASFNVVEARTILISPFDKSSTTAIEKALRDSDLGVNPTNDGNVVRVVLPALTAERRKDFVKLAKTKAEDARISVRSVRRRAKEELDRIAKDGEAGEDEVARAEKELESLTKKHVELVDQLLASKESELLEV, from the coding sequence GTGATCGACGACACACTTCTCGAGGCCGAGGAGAAGATGGACAAGGCCGTGGGCGTCGCGAAGGAGGACTTCTCCGCGATCCGCACGGGACGCGCGAACGCCGCGATGTTCGCGAAGGTGTTCGTGGACTACTACGGCGCGCCGACGCCCCTGCAGCAGCTGGCCTCGTTCAACGTCGTCGAGGCGCGCACGATCCTCATCTCGCCGTTCGACAAGTCGTCGACCACGGCGATCGAGAAGGCGCTGCGCGACTCCGACCTGGGGGTCAACCCCACCAACGACGGCAACGTGGTCCGCGTCGTGCTGCCGGCCCTGACGGCCGAGCGTCGCAAGGACTTCGTCAAGCTCGCCAAGACCAAGGCCGAGGACGCCCGCATCTCGGTGCGCTCCGTGCGCCGCCGGGCCAAGGAGGAGCTCGACCGCATCGCCAAGGACGGCGAGGCGGGCGAGGACGAGGTCGCGCGCGCCGAGAAGGAGCTCGAGTCGCTGACGAAGAAGCACGTCGAGCTCGTCGACCAGCTGCTCGCCTCCAAGGAGAGCGAGCTCCTCGAGGTCTGA
- a CDS encoding phosphatidate cytidylyltransferase, which yields MTQLAAPAPRKTGAGRDLPAAVAVGVVLLGVVGASLFIRKEAFAAFAVLAVAAAMWELAQAFGRRAIHLPLVPLVVGSAGILVSAYVAGTEALFVAFLLTVGGAVVWRVLDGSGEAALRDASAATFAAAYLPFLGGFVMLLLAEPDGPARVALFVLLAVACDTGGYVVGTLLGRHPLAPSVSPKKSWEGLFGSLVLTSVVGVVGVQTVFQGEPLVGALLGVGVVVSATLGDLAESMIKRDLELKDMGRLLPGHGGVLDRLDSLLLTAPTVWVLLTVLQPPAG from the coding sequence ATGACGCAGCTCGCCGCACCCGCACCCCGCAAGACCGGCGCCGGCCGGGACCTCCCGGCCGCCGTGGCGGTCGGCGTCGTGCTGCTCGGAGTCGTCGGCGCGTCGCTCTTCATCCGCAAGGAGGCCTTCGCCGCGTTCGCGGTGCTCGCCGTCGCTGCCGCGATGTGGGAGCTCGCGCAGGCCTTCGGCCGGCGGGCGATCCACCTCCCGCTCGTCCCGCTGGTCGTCGGCTCGGCCGGGATCCTGGTGTCGGCGTACGTCGCGGGGACCGAGGCGCTCTTCGTCGCGTTCCTGCTGACGGTGGGCGGTGCCGTCGTGTGGCGCGTCCTCGACGGCAGCGGCGAGGCGGCGCTGCGCGACGCGTCAGCCGCGACCTTCGCCGCCGCCTACCTGCCCTTCCTCGGCGGGTTCGTCATGCTGCTGCTGGCCGAGCCCGACGGGCCCGCGCGTGTCGCGCTCTTCGTGCTCCTCGCGGTCGCGTGCGACACCGGCGGCTACGTCGTCGGCACGCTGCTCGGACGCCACCCGCTCGCACCGTCCGTCAGTCCCAAGAAGTCCTGGGAGGGGCTGTTCGGCTCCCTCGTCCTGACGAGCGTCGTCGGCGTCGTGGGCGTCCAGACCGTCTTCCAGGGCGAACCGCTCGTGGGGGCGCTGCTCGGTGTCGGCGTCGTCGTGAGCGCCACGCTCGGCGACCTCGCCGAGTCCATGATCAAGCGTGACCTCGAGCTCAAGGACATGGGTCGCCTGCTGCCGGGCCACGGCGGCGTGCTCGACCGTCTCGACTCGCTCCTGCTGACGGCTCCGACCGTGTGGGTGCTGCTCACCGTCCTGCAGCCGCCCGCAGGCTGA
- the rlmN gene encoding 23S rRNA (adenine(2503)-C(2))-methyltransferase RlmN, with the protein MNATPVRLQLTATSRGARGKPPRHFVDLTPDERVEAVTALGEKPFRAKQLATHYFTHLTADAEAMTDLPKASRDVLVADLFPELLTTSRTLTADHGTTVKTLYHLFDGAKVESVLMRYANRTTLCVSSQAGCGLACSFCATGKMGLLRNLSTAEIVEQVRQAARALSAGEVPGGATRLSNVVFMGMGEPLANYKSVMATVRRLVAPAPDGLGLSARNVTVSTVGLVPAMDKLAGEGIPVTLALSLHAPDDELRSELVPVNTRWSVDEALDSARRYFDATGRRVSIEYALIRDVNDHAWRADLLGEKLLARGGAGWVHCNPIPLNPTPGSRWTASDPLVEREFVARLRAHGIPTTIRDTRGSDIDGACGQLAAEEDE; encoded by the coding sequence GTGAACGCCACCCCCGTACGTCTCCAGCTCACCGCGACCTCGCGCGGTGCGCGCGGCAAGCCGCCGCGCCACTTCGTGGACCTCACGCCCGACGAGCGCGTCGAGGCCGTCACCGCGCTCGGCGAGAAGCCGTTCCGCGCCAAGCAGCTCGCGACGCACTACTTCACGCACCTGACGGCCGACGCGGAGGCGATGACCGACCTGCCGAAGGCGAGCCGGGACGTGCTCGTCGCCGACCTCTTCCCGGAGCTGCTCACCACGAGCCGCACGCTGACGGCCGACCACGGCACGACGGTCAAGACGCTGTACCACCTGTTCGACGGCGCCAAGGTCGAGTCGGTGCTCATGCGGTACGCGAACCGCACGACGCTGTGCGTGTCGTCCCAGGCGGGCTGCGGCCTGGCCTGCTCCTTCTGCGCGACCGGGAAGATGGGTCTGCTGCGCAACCTCTCGACGGCGGAGATCGTCGAGCAGGTGCGCCAGGCCGCCCGGGCGCTCTCGGCGGGCGAGGTCCCGGGAGGAGCGACGCGGCTGAGCAACGTCGTCTTCATGGGCATGGGGGAGCCGCTCGCCAACTACAAGTCCGTCATGGCGACCGTGCGCCGGCTCGTCGCGCCGGCCCCGGACGGCCTCGGGCTGTCCGCGCGCAACGTCACGGTCTCGACCGTGGGACTCGTCCCGGCGATGGACAAGCTCGCCGGCGAGGGCATCCCCGTGACGCTCGCGCTGTCGCTGCACGCACCCGACGACGAGCTGCGCAGCGAGCTCGTCCCGGTGAACACCCGCTGGAGCGTCGACGAGGCGCTGGACTCCGCCCGCCGGTACTTCGACGCCACCGGCCGTCGCGTGTCGATCGAGTACGCGTTGATCCGGGACGTCAACGACCACGCGTGGCGCGCGGACCTGCTGGGGGAGAAGCTCCTTGCGCGCGGCGGTGCCGGGTGGGTGCACTGCAACCCGATCCCGCTCAACCCGACACCGGGTTCGCGCTGGACGGCGAGCGATCCGCTGGTCGAGCGCGAGTTCGTGGCACGCTTGCGGGCGCACGGGATCCCGACGACGATCCGGGACACGCGCGGCAGCGACATCGACGGCGCGTGCGGCCAGCTCGCGGCGGAGGAGGACGAGTGA
- a CDS encoding DivIVA domain-containing protein translates to MSDGMFRTVSGLRRGYDPDEVDEFFSHARSVYEQGPATAISGTDVRQVAFDLVRGGYVTAAVDAALDRLEAAFVARHRSQFVTERGQDAWMAHLGAQARTLYGRLGRPDGDRFAPPEGRKPGYEPADVDELCHRLVAYFDTGAPLTAGEVRATTFRRRNGRNGYAEGPVDAFVARAVEVLLGVE, encoded by the coding sequence GTGAGCGACGGCATGTTCCGCACGGTGTCCGGGCTCCGGCGCGGGTACGACCCCGACGAGGTCGACGAGTTCTTCTCGCACGCGCGCTCGGTCTACGAGCAGGGACCCGCGACCGCGATCTCCGGTACGGACGTGCGCCAGGTCGCGTTCGACCTCGTGCGCGGCGGCTACGTGACCGCCGCGGTGGACGCCGCGCTCGACCGGCTCGAGGCGGCGTTCGTGGCACGGCACCGCTCGCAGTTCGTGACCGAGCGCGGGCAGGACGCGTGGATGGCGCACCTCGGCGCGCAGGCGCGCACGCTCTACGGGCGCCTCGGTCGCCCCGACGGCGACCGGTTCGCCCCGCCCGAGGGCCGCAAGCCCGGCTACGAGCCCGCCGACGTCGACGAGCTGTGCCACCGGCTCGTCGCCTACTTCGACACCGGCGCACCGCTGACGGCCGGCGAGGTGCGCGCCACCACGTTCCGGCGCCGCAACGGGCGCAACGGCTACGCGGAGGGCCCGGTCGACGCGTTCGTCGCGCGCGCGGTCGAGGTCCTGCTCGGCGTCGAGTGA
- the dxr gene encoding 1-deoxy-D-xylulose-5-phosphate reductoisomerase — MSRSVVVLGSTGSIGTQALDIMATRPESFTVAGLSAGGGNVELLVAQARAHAVPVVAVADPAVAAVVRDALPGTRVLDGPEASAELAASGTDVVLNGITGSVGLLPTLAALRAGSTLALANKESLVVGGRLVHDAAVRPGQIVPVDSEHSAIAQALRSGRDHEVQRLVLTASGGPFRGWSAEQVRAATPQQALAHPTWSMGPVVTVNSASLMNKGLELIEAHLLFGIPVERIAVVVHPQSVVHSMVEFVDGSTIAQASPPDMRLPIALGLAWPDRVPGAARACDWSTATAWTFEPLDEDVFPAVALARTAAAASATHPAVYNAANEECVGAFLAGRIGFGQIVATVDRVLAEHVGTPPDALTLEAVLDAESWARTRAHEVLATG, encoded by the coding sequence GTGAGCAGGTCCGTCGTCGTGCTCGGGTCGACCGGCTCGATCGGCACGCAGGCGCTGGACATCATGGCGACGCGGCCGGAGAGCTTCACGGTCGCGGGGCTGTCGGCCGGCGGGGGGAACGTCGAGCTGCTCGTGGCCCAGGCCCGGGCGCACGCGGTCCCGGTCGTGGCGGTCGCCGACCCCGCGGTCGCGGCGGTCGTGCGCGACGCGCTGCCGGGCACCCGCGTGCTGGACGGGCCGGAGGCGTCCGCGGAGCTCGCGGCGTCGGGGACCGACGTCGTGCTCAACGGGATCACCGGGTCCGTGGGCCTGCTCCCGACGCTCGCCGCGCTGCGCGCCGGCAGCACGCTCGCGCTCGCCAACAAGGAGTCGCTGGTCGTCGGCGGCAGGCTGGTCCACGACGCGGCGGTGCGTCCCGGGCAGATCGTCCCGGTCGACTCCGAGCACTCGGCGATCGCGCAGGCGCTGCGATCGGGTCGCGACCACGAGGTCCAGCGTCTGGTCCTGACCGCGTCAGGCGGTCCCTTCCGTGGCTGGTCGGCCGAGCAGGTGCGGGCGGCCACGCCGCAGCAGGCGCTGGCGCACCCGACGTGGTCGATGGGGCCCGTCGTGACGGTCAACTCGGCGAGCCTGATGAACAAGGGCCTCGAGCTCATCGAGGCGCATCTGCTGTTCGGCATCCCGGTCGAGCGGATCGCCGTCGTCGTGCACCCCCAGTCGGTCGTGCACTCGATGGTCGAGTTCGTCGACGGGTCGACGATCGCGCAGGCGTCGCCGCCGGACATGCGGCTGCCGATCGCGCTGGGCCTGGCGTGGCCGGACCGCGTGCCCGGGGCGGCGCGCGCGTGCGACTGGTCGACCGCGACGGCCTGGACGTTCGAGCCGCTCGACGAGGACGTCTTCCCCGCCGTGGCCCTGGCGCGCACGGCGGCTGCGGCCTCGGCCACGCACCCGGCGGTCTACAACGCGGCCAACGAGGAGTGCGTCGGCGCGTTCCTGGCGGGGCGGATCGGCTTCGGGCAGATCGTCGCGACGGTGGACCGCGTGCTGGCGGAGCACGTCGGCACGCCGCCCGACGCGCTGACGCTGGAGGCCGTGCTCGACGCCGAGTCGTGGGCCCGCACGCGCGCGCACGAGGTGCTCGCGACCGGCTGA
- a CDS encoding NAD(P)/FAD-dependent oxidoreductase yields the protein MGAAVTLADVSLWWEQVVAEDPDAARPRAPLDGDTTADVVVVGGGYSGLWAAYYLLEADPSLDVLVLDAEVAGYGASGRNGGWCSALFPVGPDALARRHGADAAHAMRAALRDTVVEVGGVTAAEQIDCDFRFGGTVTLARTPPQVDRVAAHVAEASRWGDEEHLLDADGVAAHVRASGVLAGSWTPDCASVQPARLVRGLARVVEQRGARIAEGTTALRLSPRAVVTDHGTARCRWVLRATEAWTAGRAPTRRAVAPVYSLMIATEPLPADVWEQIGLDRGQTFADARHLVVYGQRTADDRLAFGGRGAPYHAGSRIDPAYDRVPRVHEHLRRALVDLFPAVAGFEVTHTWGGPLAVPRDWHPSVGLDPDTGIGWAGGYVGDGVAASNLAGRTLADLVTGTDTPLTRLPWVGHRSPLWEPEPLRWAGITAARWAAAWSDRTERRTGRSSRAADAMAPLLGG from the coding sequence GTGGGCGCGGCTGTGACGCTCGCGGACGTGTCGCTGTGGTGGGAGCAGGTGGTGGCCGAGGACCCGGACGCCGCCCGCCCCCGGGCGCCGCTGGACGGTGACACCACCGCCGACGTCGTGGTCGTGGGGGGTGGGTACAGCGGCCTGTGGGCGGCGTACTACCTGCTCGAGGCCGATCCCTCGCTCGACGTGCTGGTGCTCGACGCCGAGGTGGCCGGCTACGGCGCGAGCGGCCGCAACGGCGGCTGGTGCTCCGCGCTGTTCCCCGTCGGGCCGGACGCGCTCGCGCGTCGCCACGGTGCGGACGCGGCCCACGCGATGCGCGCCGCGCTGCGCGACACCGTCGTGGAGGTCGGGGGCGTCACGGCGGCCGAGCAGATCGACTGCGACTTCCGCTTCGGCGGCACGGTGACGCTCGCGCGCACCCCACCGCAGGTGGACCGGGTGGCCGCGCACGTGGCCGAGGCGAGCCGGTGGGGTGACGAGGAGCACCTGCTCGACGCGGACGGGGTCGCCGCGCACGTGCGCGCGTCGGGCGTGCTCGCCGGCTCGTGGACCCCCGACTGCGCGAGCGTCCAGCCGGCCCGGCTCGTGCGTGGCCTGGCGCGCGTCGTCGAGCAGCGCGGCGCGCGCATCGCCGAGGGCACGACCGCGCTGCGCCTCTCGCCCCGCGCCGTCGTGACGGACCACGGCACCGCGCGCTGCCGGTGGGTGCTGCGGGCCACCGAGGCGTGGACCGCGGGGCGGGCGCCCACACGGCGCGCAGTCGCCCCGGTGTACTCCCTCATGATCGCCACCGAGCCGCTGCCGGCAGACGTGTGGGAGCAGATCGGGCTCGACCGCGGCCAGACGTTCGCCGACGCGCGCCACCTCGTCGTCTACGGGCAGCGCACCGCGGATGACCGCCTCGCGTTCGGGGGACGCGGGGCGCCGTACCACGCGGGGTCGCGCATCGACCCCGCCTACGACCGGGTGCCGCGCGTGCACGAGCACCTGCGCCGCGCGCTGGTCGACCTCTTCCCCGCGGTGGCGGGGTTCGAGGTGACCCACACGTGGGGCGGACCGCTGGCCGTGCCGCGGGACTGGCACCCGTCCGTCGGGCTCGACCCCGACACCGGGATCGGCTGGGCGGGCGGTTACGTGGGTGACGGCGTCGCGGCGTCGAACCTCGCCGGGCGGACCCTGGCCGACCTCGTGACCGGCACGGACACCCCCCTGACCCGGCTGCCGTGGGTGGGCCACCGCTCACCCCTGTGGGAGCCCGAGCCGCTGCGCTGGGCCGGGATCACCGCGGCACGGTGGGCCGCGGCGTGGTCGGACCGCACCGAGCGCCGGACCGGTCGCAGCAGCCGCGCGGCCGACGCGATGGCGCCCCTGCTCGGCGGTTGA
- a CDS encoding aspartate aminotransferase family protein translates to MTTTPRGTERQAAARDHLWGHFTRQSAWEHGVPTIVRGEGHHVWDADGHRLIDGLSGLFVVQLGHGREELALAAAAQARELAYFPIWSYAHPQAIDLAERLACHAPGDLNRVFFTTGGGEAVETAWKLAKQYWKLRGRPGKHKVVSRAVAYHGTTQGALSITGLPELKAPFEPLVPGAHKVPNTNAYRAPEHLRDDPKAFGRWAADRIGEAIELEGPETVAAVFLEPVQNAGGCFPPPPGYFERVREICDEHDVLLVSDEVICAFGRIGSMFACDDVGYVPDMITCAKGMTSGYSPIGACLVSDRVFEPFATGTTSFAHGYTFGGHPVSAAVAMANLDLFESEGVLEHVRTHAPVLRSTLERLLDLPIVGDVRGEGYFYGIELVKDATTRETFDDEESERLLRGFLTPALYEAGLYCRADDRGDPVVQLAPPLTCGPAQFDEIEQILRGVLTDAWARL, encoded by the coding sequence ATGACCACCACGCCCCGCGGCACCGAGCGGCAGGCCGCCGCCCGCGACCACCTGTGGGGTCACTTCACGCGGCAGAGCGCCTGGGAGCACGGCGTCCCGACGATCGTGCGCGGCGAAGGGCACCACGTCTGGGACGCCGACGGTCACCGGCTGATCGACGGCCTGTCGGGGCTCTTCGTCGTCCAGCTCGGGCACGGGCGCGAGGAGCTGGCCCTGGCGGCCGCCGCCCAGGCCCGGGAGCTGGCGTACTTCCCGATCTGGTCGTACGCCCACCCGCAGGCGATCGACCTGGCGGAGCGGCTGGCCTGCCACGCCCCGGGCGACCTCAACCGGGTCTTCTTCACGACGGGCGGCGGCGAGGCCGTCGAGACGGCGTGGAAGCTCGCGAAGCAGTACTGGAAGCTGCGCGGGCGCCCGGGCAAGCACAAGGTGGTCTCGCGCGCCGTGGCCTACCACGGGACGACGCAGGGTGCCCTGTCGATCACGGGGCTGCCGGAGCTCAAGGCCCCCTTCGAGCCGCTGGTCCCCGGCGCGCACAAGGTGCCGAACACGAACGCCTACCGTGCGCCCGAGCACCTGCGGGACGACCCCAAGGCGTTCGGTCGCTGGGCCGCCGACCGCATCGGCGAGGCCATCGAGCTCGAGGGACCCGAGACGGTCGCGGCCGTGTTCCTCGAGCCCGTGCAGAACGCGGGCGGCTGCTTCCCGCCACCGCCCGGGTACTTCGAGCGCGTCCGCGAGATCTGCGACGAGCACGACGTGCTGCTCGTCTCCGACGAGGTGATCTGCGCCTTCGGGCGCATCGGGTCGATGTTCGCCTGCGACGACGTCGGCTACGTGCCCGACATGATCACGTGCGCCAAGGGCATGACGTCGGGCTACTCCCCCATCGGCGCGTGCCTCGTGTCCGACCGCGTGTTCGAGCCGTTCGCCACCGGCACGACGAGCTTCGCGCACGGCTACACCTTCGGCGGGCACCCCGTCTCCGCCGCGGTCGCCATGGCGAACCTCGACCTGTTCGAGTCCGAGGGCGTCCTCGAGCACGTGCGCACCCACGCACCCGTCCTGCGCTCGACGCTCGAGCGCCTGCTCGACCTGCCGATCGTCGGCGACGTCCGGGGCGAGGGCTACTTCTACGGGATCGAGCTCGTCAAGGACGCCACGACGCGCGAGACGTTCGACGACGAGGAGTCCGAGCGCCTGCTGCGCGGCTTCCTGACGCCCGCCCTGTACGAGGCCGGCCTGTACTGCCGAGCCGACGACCGCGGCGACCCAGTGGTGCAGCTCGCGCCGCCGCTGACGTGCGGGCCCGCGCAGTTCGACGAGATCGAGCAGATCCTGCGCGGCGTGCTCACCGACGCGTGGGCGCGGCTGTGA
- a CDS encoding Lrp/AsnC family transcriptional regulator: MTQRDPGNVVLDAAAKGIIEQLQEDGRRPYATIGKAVGLSEAAVRQRVQRLQESGVIQIVAVTDPLQVGFRRQAMIGIRADGDLGELADQVATVPEVDYVVVTAGSFDLLVEVVCEDDEHLLGVLNRAIRALPGVRSTETFVYLRLHKQLYNWGTR, encoded by the coding sequence ATGACCCAGCGGGACCCCGGCAACGTCGTGCTCGACGCGGCGGCCAAGGGCATCATCGAGCAGCTGCAGGAGGACGGGCGACGGCCGTACGCGACCATCGGCAAGGCCGTGGGGCTCTCCGAGGCCGCGGTGCGTCAGCGCGTGCAGCGCCTGCAGGAGTCGGGGGTGATCCAGATCGTCGCCGTCACCGACCCGCTCCAGGTGGGGTTCCGCCGGCAGGCCATGATCGGCATCCGTGCGGACGGCGACCTGGGCGAGCTCGCCGACCAGGTCGCCACGGTCCCCGAGGTCGACTACGTCGTCGTCACCGCCGGCTCCTTCGACCTGCTGGTCGAGGTGGTGTGCGAGGACGACGAGCACCTGCTGGGCGTCCTCAACCGCGCCATCCGGGCGCTGCCGGGCGTCCGCAGCACCGAGACGTTCGTCTACCTGCGCCTGCACAAGCAGCTCTACAACTGGGGAACCCGATGA